One Denticeps clupeoides chromosome 3, fDenClu1.1, whole genome shotgun sequence DNA window includes the following coding sequences:
- the LOC114785493 gene encoding zinc finger protein 436-like, whose protein sequence is MNFSSASNLKRSPEDPFWGEAHQCEECGMRFLRASDLKSHQRVHTGEKPYRCVQCGVSFSHASTLRTHMRVHTGEKPYQCAACGVRFSQSSYLKTHRRIHTGERPYRCGQCGTSFAHASLFTAHRRRHSGEKPYICSTCSKCFTTPSEHSRHQKVAHAGEKPHLCDDPHGEKPHQCVECGLSFLQTSTLKKHQKIHTGEKPFQCEQCRMNFSQAAHLKRHQRTHTGEKPHQCVDCGMRFSEASNLAAHQKLHTGEKPYACAECGKSFAQAKQLR, encoded by the exons atgAACTTCTCCAGTGCGTCAAACCTGAAG AGGTCACCAGAGGATCCATTCTGGGGAGAAGCccaccagtgtgaagagtgcgGGATGAGGTTCTTACGAGCATCGGACCTTAAATCCCACCAGAGGGTCCACACCGGGGAGAAACCGTACAGGTGTGTGCAGTGCGGGGTGAGCTTCTCGCACGCGTCCACCCTCAGGACCCACATGAGGGTCCACACGGGCGAGAAGCCGTACCAGTGCGCGGCGTGCGGGGTGCGCTTCTCCCAGTCGTCCTACCTCAAAACCCACCGCAGGATCCATACCGGAGAGCGGCCGTACCGCTGCGGCCAGTGCGGGACGAGCTTCGCCCACGCGTCCCTCTTCACGGCACACCGCAGGAGACACAGCGGCGAGAAGCCCTACATCTGCAGCACGTGCTCCAAATGCTTCACCACGCCGAGCGAACACAGCAGGCATCAGAAG gtggcgcatgcAGGAGAGAAGCCCCACCTGTGTG ATGACCCACACGGAGAGAAGCcccaccagtgtgtggagtgcgGCCTGAGCTTTCTACAAACATCGACtcttaaaaagcaccagaagatccacactggagagaagcccttccagtgtgAACAGTGCAGGATGAACTTCTCACAAGCAGCACACCTGAAAAGACACCAGAGGACccacaccggagagaagccccaccAGTGTGTGGACTGCGGCATGCGCTTCTCAGAAGCGTCGAACCTCGCGGCTCACCAGAAgctccatactggagagaagccgtatGCGTGTGcagaatgtgggaagagttttgcacaagcGAAACAACTGAGG
- the LOC114785491 gene encoding mucin-2-like: MKSVPIHPVTHTAAVPSHPVTHTPAVPSHPVTHTAAVPSHPVTHTPAVPSHPVTHTTAVPSHPVTHTPAVPSHPVTHTAAVPSHPVTHTPAVPSHPVTHTAAVPSHPIIHTAVVPSHPVTHTAAVPSHPITHTAAVPSHPHTNTNTPTAQLIDTTQINTAPDWAQRGRVFVVEDQPVVVKEPTFQLLLQILMEPNCKVAEESTAWIRPLRTSSVLQLEPFLHKVAGYESHHVTWSSGCALQVVAQFQTHAALSWLRGAESLLKEAGLSHKSLYVNGRRVQNITVGGPQVGVCGWLVGCEDGFDCLSAGTNATCRSRCHSGFCHNLGICVHRRGVQPACRIWRKISLYIQ, from the exons ATGAAAAGTGTTCCAATCCACCCCGTAACACACACAGCCGCCGTCCCGTCCcaccctgtaacacacacacccgcagtCCCGTCCcaccctgtaacacacacagccGCCGTCCCGTCCCACcccgtaacacacacacccgcagtCCCGTCCcaccctgtaacacacacaaccGCCGTCCCGTCCcaccctgtaacacacacacccgcagtCCCGTCCcaccctgtaacacacacagccGCCGTCCCGTCCCACcccgtaacacacacacccgcagtCCCGTCCcaccctgtaacacacacagccGCAGTCCCGTCCCACCCCATAATACACACAGCCGTAGTCCCGTCCCACCCCGTAACACACACAGCCGCAGTCCCGTcccaccccataacacacacagccGCAGTCCCgtcccacccacacacaaacacaaacactcctACTGCACAACTCATAGACACAACGCAGATCAACACTGCACCTGACTGGGCACAGAGGGGGCGGGTCTTCGTAGTGGAGGACCAACCAGTTGTGGTAAAAG AACCGACATTTCAGCTCCTCCTGCAGATACTGATGGAGCCAAATTGTAAAGTGGCAGAGGAGTCAACAGCATGG ATCAGACCTTTGAGAACTTCTTCTGTCCTGCAGCTGGAGCCGTTCCTCCACAAGGTAGCAGGATATGAGAGTCACCATGTGACCTGGAGCAG TGGTTGTGCTCTGCAGGTGGTCGCTCAGTTTCAGACACATGCAGCTCTGTCCTGGCTGAGGGGGGCGGAGTCTCTTCTAAAAGAGGCGGGGCTAAGCCACAAAAGTCTTTATGTCAATGGAAGGAGAGTACAGAACATCACCGTGGGAG GCCCACAGGTGGGGGTGTGTGGCTGGTTGGTGGGGTGTGAGGACGGGTTTGACTGCCTGAGCGCCGGGACCAACGCCACCTGCCGCTCACGCTGCCACTCGGGGTTCTGCCACAACCTCGGCATCTGTGTGCACCGTCGCGGCGTGCAGCCGGCCTGCCG CATCTGGAGGAAAATCAGCCTCTATATTCAGTAG
- the LOC114785490 gene encoding voltage-dependent calcium channel gamma-8 subunit-like, producing MRAEMQPVQHRDLIFGSRTVHHHLRAGEDFRVFMSYSGVFTGVCKEIDHFLEDADYEQDAAEYLLSKYTHPPTHSVTLETIVKMYCTTGAVRASSLFPILSVGLLFGGGVCVAASEFYKSRHNVILSAGILFVSAGLSNIIGIIVYISANAGDPNQSESKRSHWYGWSFYCGALSFILAETVGVLTVHLFIDTHRRVQAASARPRDHASSLQRRPLVKLQLPGTAGGPAGPRSTAARATPLWRPALPPANDLLPLYALNRGYTYAAHARWPQDGAFSHAQNLGACREAFPRPLARMQSSASVEDEPADPNKPPPCNLTSADEHALTPLATRRTTPV from the exons ATGAGGGCTGAGATGCAGCCAGTTCAGCACCGCGACTTGATTTTTGGGTCACGGACAGTTCATCATCATTTACGAGCAGGAGAAGATTTCAGAGTTTTCATGTCCTATTCAGGTGTTTTTACAGGAGTCTGTAAGGAAATCGACCACTTCCTCGAAGACGCCGATTACGAACAGGATGCAGCGGAATACTTGTTGAGTAAGtacacacacccccccacacacagtgTCACTCTGGAGACGATTGTAAAGATGTACTGTACCACAGGGGCTGTGCGTGCCTCCAGCCTCTTCCCCATTCTCAGCGTGGGCCTGCTGTTCGGGGGCGGGGTCTGCGTGGCCGCCAGCGAGTTCTACAAGAGCCGCCACAACGTCATCCTGAGCGCGGGAATCCTGTTTGTCTCGGCCG GCCTTAGCAACATCATTGGCATCATCGTTTACATCTCAGCCAACGCAGGCGACCCGAACCAGAGCGAGTCGAAGCGCAGCCACTGGTACGGCTGGAGCTTCTACTGCGGCGCGCTGTCCTTCATCCTGGCTGAAACGGTGGGTGTGCTGACCGTGCACCTCTTCATCGACACGCACCGGCGGGTGCAGGCGGCTAGTGCGCGACCACGAGACCACGCCTCCTCCCTGCAGCGGCGCCCGCTCGTCAAGCTACAGCTCCCCGGTACCGCCGGCGGCCCAGCCGGGCCTCGCTCCACTGCCGCGAGGGCAACACCGCTGTGGCGGCCGGCGCTACCACCGGCCAACGACCTGCTGCCGCTGTACGCACTCAACCGTGGCTACACCTACGCCGCGCATGCGCGGTGGCCACAGGACGGGGCGTTCTCGCATGCGCAGAACCTGGGCGCGTGCAGGGAGGCGTTCCCGCGACCCCTGGCACGCATGCAGAGCAGCGCGAGCGTCGAGGACGAGCCGGCAGACCCGAACAAACCGCCGCCGTGCAATCTGACCTCCGCCGACGAGCACGCGCTCACGCCCCTGGCCACGCGGAGAACGACGCCGGTGTGA
- the LOC114785780 gene encoding zinc finger protein 239-like: MDPSLSLLCTDEQNTPHVPLKVLSVVLTRLDCARMEEPTADDEDSLDDAECSEYLISLQEKSEEKLPQFLKTHSGCCGEKPCLQCDMRFLRPSDLKTHLRSHTGEKPHQGVECGIKFSQASDLKTHQRTHTGEKPHQCVECGIKFSQASDLKTHQRTHTGEKPHQCVECGMRFSHASNFKTHRRRHTGEKPYRCVECGTHFSRPSILKTHQRTHTGERPYGCERCGMSFSQASALKGHQRTHTGEKPHTCAECGVSFSLPTNLRRHQRMHTGEKPYRCVQCGASFSQSSHLKSHQRMHTGEKPYRCLLCGMSFTQAATLTTHQRTHAEQKPYRCEQCGMPFSRVANLKTHQKRHAGEKPYICRICSKCFTTSREHNRHQAVHSEHKS; this comes from the exons atggatcccagtctgtctctgttatgTACTGATGAGCAGAACACCCCTCACGTTCCTCTGAAGGTTTTATCTGTTGTTCTTACACGCCTTGACTGTGCTAGAATGGAGGAACCAACAGCAGATGATGAGGACAGCTTGGATGATGCAGAATGTTCTG AATATTTAATATCCTTGCAAGAGAAATCTGAAGAGAAGCTTCCCCAGTTCCTTAAAACCCATTCTGGATGTTGTGGAGAAAAACCCTGTTTACAGTGTGACATGAGGTTTTTACGGCCATCAGACCTGAAAACTCACCTGCGGTcccacactggagagaagccccaccaGGGTGTGGAGTGTGGGATAAAGTTCTCACAAGCTTCAGACCTGAAAACTCACCAGAGGacccacactggagagaagccccaccagtgtgtggagtgtgggataAAGTTCTCACAAGCTTCAGACCTGAAAACTCACCAGAGGacccacactggagagaagccccaccagtgtgtggagtgtgggatgCGGTTTTCACATGCTTCCAACTTTAAAACACACCGAAGAagacacactggagagaagccctaccgttgtgtagagtgtgggacaCACTTTTCACGACCGTCCATccttaaaacacaccagaggacacacactGGAGAGCGTCCCTATGGGTGTGAACGGTGCGGGATGAGCTTTTCACAAGCGTCAGCCCTTAAAGGACACCAGAGGacccatactggagagaagccccacaCGTGTGCCGAGTGCGGCGTGAGCTTCTCACTACCGACGAACCTCAGAAGACACCAGAGGATGCATACAGGAGAGAAGCCCTATCGGTGTGTACAATGCGGGGCAAGTTTTTCCCAGTCGTCGCACCTTAAAAGTCACCAGAGGAtgcacactggagagaagccctatcGGTGTTTACTGTGCGGCATGAGTTTCACCCAAGCGGCAACTCTCACAACTCACCAGAGGACCCACGCCGAGCAGAAGCCCTACAGGTGTGAACAGTGTGGAATGCCCTTTTCACGAGTGGCGAaccttaaaacacaccagaAACGGCACGCTGGAGAAAAGCCATATATCTGCCGCATTTGTTCGAAATGTTTTACAACCTCGAGAGAACACAACCGACATCAAGCCGTACATTCTGAACACAAGTCCTGA